One segment of Pirellulales bacterium DNA contains the following:
- a CDS encoding ABC transporter permease, which produces MKFQEPGAPLGGSANAALPPRSNWLLAILSFGDKMLVIAELEIRKLRHDATELFSRAIQPALWLLVFGQVFARTRAIPTGDIPYLDFMAPGILAQSVLFIAIFYGIAIIWERDLGVVHKLLVSPTPRAALVLGKALSASVRGLAQGAVVYALAALLGVRINWNPLALAGVAAAIVLGATTFSTFSLIIACIVKTRERFMGIGQVMTMPLFFASNAIYPISMMPNWLRVVAHVNPLTYEVDALRTLMLVQGTSTFGLAADYGVLLGATAIFVALGAWIYPNVVR; this is translated from the coding sequence GTGAAATTTCAAGAGCCCGGCGCACCGCTCGGCGGCTCGGCTAACGCGGCACTGCCGCCGCGCTCGAATTGGCTGCTGGCCATTCTTTCGTTCGGCGACAAGATGCTGGTCATCGCCGAATTGGAAATCCGCAAGCTCCGCCATGATGCCACCGAACTGTTCAGCCGGGCAATCCAGCCGGCGCTATGGCTGTTGGTGTTCGGGCAGGTTTTCGCCCGGACGCGCGCGATCCCCACGGGCGACATTCCGTATCTTGATTTCATGGCTCCGGGAATTCTGGCGCAAAGCGTGCTGTTCATCGCGATTTTTTACGGCATCGCCATTATCTGGGAGCGCGACCTGGGCGTGGTCCACAAGCTGCTGGTGAGCCCCACGCCGCGGGCCGCGCTTGTGCTTGGCAAGGCACTGTCGGCCAGTGTGCGCGGGCTGGCTCAAGGCGCGGTGGTCTACGCCTTGGCGGCCCTACTGGGAGTGAGAATCAATTGGAATCCGCTGGCGCTCGCGGGTGTTGCGGCGGCCATCGTGCTCGGGGCAACGACGTTTTCCACGTTCTCGTTGATCATCGCCTGCATCGTGAAAACGCGCGAGCGATTCATGGGGATCGGGCAGGTGATGACCATGCCGCTATTTTTCGCCAGCAACGCGATTTACCCGATTTCGATGATGCCGAACTGGCTGCGCGTCGTGGCCCACGTCAACCCACTGACGTATGAAGTCGATGCGCTGCGCACGCTGATGCTCGTGCAGGGAACGAGCACGTTCGGTCTGGCCGCCGACTACGGCGTCTTGCTCGGGGCCACGGCGATCTTCGTGGCGCTCGGCGCGTGGATTTATCCGAATGTCGTTCGCTGA
- a CDS encoding type VI secretion system tube protein Hcp, producing MPAEWCDGFLQLVKSGQPVVGESTDIDYPESIEILSFKFGTMSGFSDTDEFYAVQKVGERGNVAASRAQENDGSVGLASLFGGEDSAPEYSDKELKQYQGKDLSEVEACKFQIVKEMDISTPDLFRAYCSAQDLEHRDVFDSATITLRKATGKTRAAFLTYTFNDLVVVGYSFEIGGDASPKETITMSFGKIRAEYRPQLATGAMGKVIKGGWDFIERSTW from the coding sequence ATGCCTGCCGAGTGGTGCGATGGTTTCCTGCAGTTGGTGAAGTCGGGCCAGCCCGTCGTCGGCGAATCCACCGATATCGACTACCCCGAATCGATCGAGATCCTCTCGTTCAAGTTCGGCACGATGTCGGGCTTTTCCGACACCGACGAATTCTACGCAGTGCAAAAGGTCGGCGAGCGCGGGAATGTCGCCGCGAGCCGGGCCCAGGAAAACGACGGCTCGGTCGGGCTGGCCTCCTTGTTCGGCGGCGAGGACAGCGCACCCGAGTATTCCGACAAGGAACTCAAACAGTATCAGGGAAAGGATCTGTCGGAAGTCGAGGCGTGCAAGTTTCAGATCGTGAAGGAAATGGACATCTCGACGCCCGATTTGTTTCGCGCCTATTGCAGCGCCCAAGACCTGGAACACCGCGACGTGTTCGATTCGGCGACCATTACGCTTCGCAAAGCGACCGGCAAGACCCGGGCCGCCTTCTTGACGTACACGTTCAATGATCTCGTGGTCGTGGGCTATTCGTTCGAGATCGGCGGCGATGCTTCGCCCAAGGAAACGATCACGATGTCGTTCGGCAAGATTCGCGCGGAATACCGCCCGCAGTTGGCCACCGGCGCCATGGGCAAGGTCATCAAGGGCGGCTGGGATTTCATCGAGCGCAGCACTTGGTGA
- a CDS encoding type VI secretion system accessory protein TagJ has translation MTASELFQAGKLDEAIAAQTAQVKASPGDQAKRLFLFELLAFAGELDRARRQIDALQYEELELQAATADYRKLLDAEETRRKVFREGLQPKFLEDVPPEHVRLRLEALHRLHEGNKVAATESLAQAAEAAPPINGKLNEKAFADLRDCDDLFGTVLEVFSQGNYFWVPLETIESIALMAPRFPRDLLWIKARLETAAGAGQVFLPAIYPGSHGHPDQLVRLGRQTDWADDGGPVLGLGLRMFLAGDDASTILEWRDVQIDPQPGQEMPAAE, from the coding sequence ATGACCGCCAGCGAACTGTTTCAGGCCGGTAAGCTCGATGAAGCCATCGCCGCGCAGACGGCCCAAGTGAAGGCCAGCCCCGGCGATCAGGCCAAACGGCTGTTTCTCTTCGAATTGCTGGCGTTTGCCGGCGAACTGGATCGGGCTCGCAGGCAGATCGACGCCTTGCAATACGAAGAACTCGAATTGCAGGCCGCCACGGCCGACTATCGCAAGCTGCTCGATGCGGAAGAAACCCGCCGCAAAGTGTTTCGCGAGGGCTTGCAGCCGAAATTCCTCGAAGACGTGCCGCCCGAACATGTCCGCCTGCGGCTCGAAGCACTGCATCGCCTGCACGAGGGAAACAAAGTCGCCGCCACGGAATCGCTGGCCCAAGCTGCCGAGGCCGCGCCGCCCATCAACGGCAAGCTCAACGAAAAAGCGTTCGCAGATTTGCGCGATTGCGACGATCTGTTCGGAACGGTTCTCGAAGTGTTCTCGCAAGGAAACTATTTTTGGGTGCCGCTGGAAACAATCGAATCGATCGCGCTGATGGCCCCCCGATTTCCCCGCGATCTGTTGTGGATCAAAGCCCGACTGGAAACCGCGGCCGGCGCCGGGCAAGTGTTTCTGCCGGCCATTTATCCGGGCTCGCACGGGCATCCCGATCAACTCGTGCGGCTCGGCCGGCAGACGGATTGGGCGGATGACGGCGGGCCCGTGCTCGGCCTTGGGCTGCGCATGTTCTTGGCCGGCGACGATGCCTCGACGATCCTGGAATGGCGCGACGTGCAAATCGACCCCCAGCCGGGCCAAGAAATGCCGGCTGCCGAGTGA
- a CDS encoding type VI secretion system tube protein Hcp — MAKDVLDAFIELTPSKKMRAQIAGEAQGAGSSSGSTAAKIEITFFRFGSAESLAKAKQLRDRDKMDEGKQEELEQKEEDSEIRIARERTSKPTGETSQDYRFQITKEIERSSPFLMQAFLSDSYKPKRKEYNSFSEAKVTVRKLGHGVKQGSSQIVPQAFLEITFRGVYIVGYEIETRGKEPPEETVEFCFQTCEVKYISQAMTGELSSANSNIKGWNFKAQQELSS, encoded by the coding sequence ATGGCAAAAGACGTTCTCGACGCATTCATCGAACTCACTCCCAGCAAGAAAATGCGGGCCCAGATCGCCGGCGAAGCGCAGGGGGCAGGCTCGTCCAGCGGGAGCACCGCCGCCAAAATCGAGATCACCTTCTTTCGCTTCGGCAGCGCCGAGTCGCTCGCCAAAGCGAAACAACTGCGCGATCGCGACAAGATGGACGAAGGGAAGCAAGAAGAACTCGAGCAGAAGGAAGAGGACAGCGAAATCCGCATCGCCCGCGAACGGACCAGCAAGCCCACCGGCGAAACGTCGCAGGACTACCGCTTCCAGATCACGAAAGAGATCGAACGCAGCTCCCCCTTCCTGATGCAGGCGTTCTTGAGCGATTCGTATAAGCCGAAGCGCAAGGAGTACAACAGCTTCTCAGAAGCCAAAGTGACGGTGCGAAAACTCGGGCACGGAGTCAAACAAGGGAGCAGCCAGATCGTGCCCCAGGCGTTTCTCGAAATCACCTTTCGCGGCGTCTACATCGTCGGCTATGAAATCGAAACTCGCGGCAAAGAACCGCCGGAAGAAACCGTCGAATTCTGCTTCCAGACTTGCGAAGTCAAATACATTTCGCAGGCGATGACCGGCGAATTGAGCTCCGCCAACAGCAACATCAAGGGCTGGAATTTCAAGGCCCAGCAGGAACTCTCGTCGTAG